A genome region from Macaca nemestrina isolate mMacNem1 chromosome 20, mMacNem.hap1, whole genome shotgun sequence includes the following:
- the LOC105497117 gene encoding sialic acid-binding Ig-like lectin 9 isoform X6, producing MLLLLLLLPLLWGRERVEGQRNNQKDYPLTMQESVTVQQGLCVHVLCSFSYPWYGWISSDPVHGYWFRAGARTDRDAPVATNNPARAVREDTRDRFHLLGDPQTKNCTLSIRDARSSDAGTYFFRVERGKTKWNYKYAPLSVHVTVSTVLGNGSSLSVPEGPSLRLVCAVDSNPPARLSLSWRGLTLCPSQPSNPGVLELPRVHLRDEEEFTCRAQNLLGSQQVSLNVSLQSKATSGLTQGAVGAGATALVFLSFCIIFVVVRSCRKKSARPVAGVGDMGIEDANAVRGSASQGSLTEPWAEDSPPDQPPPASARSSVGEEELQYASLSFQTVKPRDLQGQEATNTEYSEIKIHK from the exons atgctgctgctgctgctgctgctgcccctgctctgggggagggagagggtggaGGGACAGAGGAATAACCAGAAGGATTACCCACTGACGATGCAGGAGTCTGTGACGGTGCAGCAGGGCCTGTGTGTCCATGTGCTTTGCTCCTTCTCCTACCCCTGGTATGGCTGGATTTCCTCTGACCCAGTTCATGGCTACTGGTTCCGGGCAGGGGCCCGTACAGACCGGGATGCTCCAGTGGCCACAAACAACCCAGCTCGGGCAGTGCGGGAGGACACTCGGGACCGATTCCACCTCCTTGGAGACCCACAGACCAAGAATTGCACCCTGAGCATCAGAGATGCCAGAAGCAGTGATGCAGGGACGTACTTCTTTCGTGTGGAGAGAGGAAAGACAAAATGGAATTATAAGTATGCCCCGCTCTCTGTGCATGTGACAG TATCCACAGTCCTGGGAAATGGCTCATCTCTTTCAGTCCCAGAGGGCCCGTCTCTGCGCCTGGTCTGTGCAGTTGACAGCAATCCGCCTGCCAGGCTGAGCCTGAGCTGGAGAGGCCTGACCCTGTGCCCTTCACAGCCCTCAAACCCGGGGGTGCTGGAGCTGCCTCGGGTGCACCTGAGGGATGAAGAGGAGTTCACCTGCAGAGCTCAGAACCTTCTGGGCTCTCAGCAGGTCTCCCTGAACGTCTCCCTGCAGA GTAAAGCCACATCGGGACTGACTCAGGGGGCGGTCGGAGCTGGAGCCACAGCCCTGGTCTTCCTGTCCTTCTGCATCATCTTCGTCGT AGTGAGGTCCTGCAGGAAGAAATCAGCAAGGCCAGTCGCGGGCGTGGGGGATATGGGCATAGAGGATGCAAACGCTGTCAGGGGCTCAGCCTCTCAG GGGTCACTGACTGAACCCTGGGCAGAAGACAGTCCCCCAGACCAGCCTCCCCCAGCTTCTGCCCGCTCCTCAGTGGGGGAAGAAGAGCTCCAGTATGCATCCCTCAGCTTCCAGACGGTGAAGCCTCGGGACTTGCAGGGACAGGAGGCCACTAACACCGAGTACTCGGAGATCAAGATCCACAAATGA
- the LOC105497117 gene encoding sialic acid-binding Ig-like lectin 9 isoform X7: MLLLLLLLPLLWGRERVEGQRNNQKDYPLTMQESVTVQQGLCVHVLCSFSYPWYGWISSDPVHGYWFRAGARTDRDAPVATNNPARAVREDTRDRFHLLGDPQTKNCTLSIRDARSSDAGTYFFRVERGKTKWNYKYAPLSVHVTALTHRPNILIPGTLESGCPRNLTCSVPWACEQGTPPMISWMGTSVSPLDPSTTRSSVLTLIPQPQDHGTSLTCQVTFPGASVTTNKTIHLNVSYPPQNLTMTVFQGNDTGLCVIPLHGWTLILWHLLMEDHGTHFILWQEHGNEQSCIYFHRNI, encoded by the exons atgctgctgctgctgctgctgctgcccctgctctgggggagggagagggtggaGGGACAGAGGAATAACCAGAAGGATTACCCACTGACGATGCAGGAGTCTGTGACGGTGCAGCAGGGCCTGTGTGTCCATGTGCTTTGCTCCTTCTCCTACCCCTGGTATGGCTGGATTTCCTCTGACCCAGTTCATGGCTACTGGTTCCGGGCAGGGGCCCGTACAGACCGGGATGCTCCAGTGGCCACAAACAACCCAGCTCGGGCAGTGCGGGAGGACACTCGGGACCGATTCCACCTCCTTGGAGACCCACAGACCAAGAATTGCACCCTGAGCATCAGAGATGCCAGAAGCAGTGATGCAGGGACGTACTTCTTTCGTGTGGAGAGAGGAAAGACAAAATGGAATTATAAGTATGCCCCGCTCTCTGTGCATGTGACAG CCCTGACACACAGGCCCAACATCCTCATCCCAGGAACCCTAGAGTCCGGCTGCCCCCGGAATCTGACCTGCTCTGTGCCCTGGGCCTGTGAGCAGGGGACACCCCCTATGATCTCCTGGATGGGGACCTCCGTGTCTCCCCTGGACCCCTCCACCACCCGCTCCTCGGTGCTCACCCTCATCCCACAGCCCCAGGACCACGGCACCAGCCTCACCTGTCAGGTGACCTTCCCTGGGGCCAGTGTGACCACGAACAAGACCATCCACCTCAACGTGTCCT ACCCCCCTCAGAACTTGACCATGACTGTCTTCCAAGGAAATGACACAG GGCTGTGTGTGATTCCGCTGCACGGATGGACTCTGATTTTGTGGCATCTCCTAATGGAAGATCATGGCACTCATTTTATCCTATGGCAGGAACACGGCAATGAACAATCTTGCATCTACTTCCACAGGAATATCTAA
- the LOC105497117 gene encoding sialic acid-binding Ig-like lectin 9 isoform X2, whose translation MLLLLLLLPLLWGRERVEGQRNNQKDYPLTMQESVTVQQGLCVHVLCSFSYPWYGWISSDPVHGYWFRAGARTDRDAPVATNNPARAVREDTRDRFHLLGDPQTKNCTLSIRDARSSDAGTYFFRVERGKTKWNYKYAPLSVHVTALTHRPNILIPGTLESGCPRNLTCSVPWACEQGTPPMISWMGTSVSPLDPSTTRSSVLTLIPQPQDHGTSLTCQVTFPGASVTTNKTIHLNVSYPPQNLTMTVFQGNDTVPEGPSLRLVCAVDSNPPARLSLSWRGLTLCPSQPSNPGVLELPRVHLRDEEEFTCRAQNLLGSQQVSLNVSLQSKATSGLTQGAVGAGATALVFLSFCIIFVVVRSCRKKSARPVAGVGDMGIEDANAVRGSASQGSLTEPWAEDSPPDQPPPASARSSVGEEELQYASLSFQTVKPRDLQGQEATNTEYSEIKIHK comes from the exons atgctgctgctgctgctgctgctgcccctgctctgggggagggagagggtggaGGGACAGAGGAATAACCAGAAGGATTACCCACTGACGATGCAGGAGTCTGTGACGGTGCAGCAGGGCCTGTGTGTCCATGTGCTTTGCTCCTTCTCCTACCCCTGGTATGGCTGGATTTCCTCTGACCCAGTTCATGGCTACTGGTTCCGGGCAGGGGCCCGTACAGACCGGGATGCTCCAGTGGCCACAAACAACCCAGCTCGGGCAGTGCGGGAGGACACTCGGGACCGATTCCACCTCCTTGGAGACCCACAGACCAAGAATTGCACCCTGAGCATCAGAGATGCCAGAAGCAGTGATGCAGGGACGTACTTCTTTCGTGTGGAGAGAGGAAAGACAAAATGGAATTATAAGTATGCCCCGCTCTCTGTGCATGTGACAG CCCTGACACACAGGCCCAACATCCTCATCCCAGGAACCCTAGAGTCCGGCTGCCCCCGGAATCTGACCTGCTCTGTGCCCTGGGCCTGTGAGCAGGGGACACCCCCTATGATCTCCTGGATGGGGACCTCCGTGTCTCCCCTGGACCCCTCCACCACCCGCTCCTCGGTGCTCACCCTCATCCCACAGCCCCAGGACCACGGCACCAGCCTCACCTGTCAGGTGACCTTCCCTGGGGCCAGTGTGACCACGAACAAGACCATCCACCTCAACGTGTCCT ACCCCCCTCAGAACTTGACCATGACTGTCTTCCAAGGAAATGACACAG TCCCAGAGGGCCCGTCTCTGCGCCTGGTCTGTGCAGTTGACAGCAATCCGCCTGCCAGGCTGAGCCTGAGCTGGAGAGGCCTGACCCTGTGCCCTTCACAGCCCTCAAACCCGGGGGTGCTGGAGCTGCCTCGGGTGCACCTGAGGGATGAAGAGGAGTTCACCTGCAGAGCTCAGAACCTTCTGGGCTCTCAGCAGGTCTCCCTGAACGTCTCCCTGCAGA GTAAAGCCACATCGGGACTGACTCAGGGGGCGGTCGGAGCTGGAGCCACAGCCCTGGTCTTCCTGTCCTTCTGCATCATCTTCGTCGT AGTGAGGTCCTGCAGGAAGAAATCAGCAAGGCCAGTCGCGGGCGTGGGGGATATGGGCATAGAGGATGCAAACGCTGTCAGGGGCTCAGCCTCTCAG GGGTCACTGACTGAACCCTGGGCAGAAGACAGTCCCCCAGACCAGCCTCCCCCAGCTTCTGCCCGCTCCTCAGTGGGGGAAGAAGAGCTCCAGTATGCATCCCTCAGCTTCCAGACGGTGAAGCCTCGGGACTTGCAGGGACAGGAGGCCACTAACACCGAGTACTCGGAGATCAAGATCCACAAATGA
- the LOC105497117 gene encoding sialic acid-binding Ig-like lectin 9 isoform X8 translates to MLLLLLLLPLLWGRERVEGQRNNQKDYPLTMQESVTVQQGLCVHVLCSFSYPWYGWISSDPVHGYWFRAGARTDRDAPVATNNPARAVREDTRDRFHLLGDPQTKNCTLSIRDARSSDAGTYFFRVERGKTKWNYKYAPLSVHVTALTHRPNILIPGTLESGCPRNLTCSVPWACEQGTPPMISWMGTSVSPLDPSTTRSSVLTLIPQPQDHGTSLTCQVTFPGASVTTNKTIHLNVSCECWARTPGSLMGPPSELDHDCLPRK, encoded by the exons atgctgctgctgctgctgctgctgcccctgctctgggggagggagagggtggaGGGACAGAGGAATAACCAGAAGGATTACCCACTGACGATGCAGGAGTCTGTGACGGTGCAGCAGGGCCTGTGTGTCCATGTGCTTTGCTCCTTCTCCTACCCCTGGTATGGCTGGATTTCCTCTGACCCAGTTCATGGCTACTGGTTCCGGGCAGGGGCCCGTACAGACCGGGATGCTCCAGTGGCCACAAACAACCCAGCTCGGGCAGTGCGGGAGGACACTCGGGACCGATTCCACCTCCTTGGAGACCCACAGACCAAGAATTGCACCCTGAGCATCAGAGATGCCAGAAGCAGTGATGCAGGGACGTACTTCTTTCGTGTGGAGAGAGGAAAGACAAAATGGAATTATAAGTATGCCCCGCTCTCTGTGCATGTGACAG CCCTGACACACAGGCCCAACATCCTCATCCCAGGAACCCTAGAGTCCGGCTGCCCCCGGAATCTGACCTGCTCTGTGCCCTGGGCCTGTGAGCAGGGGACACCCCCTATGATCTCCTGGATGGGGACCTCCGTGTCTCCCCTGGACCCCTCCACCACCCGCTCCTCGGTGCTCACCCTCATCCCACAGCCCCAGGACCACGGCACCAGCCTCACCTGTCAGGTGACCTTCCCTGGGGCCAGTGTGACCACGAACAAGACCATCCACCTCAACGTGTCCTGTGAGTGCTGGGCCAGGACGCCTGGGTCCCTGATGGG ACCCCCCTCAGAACTTGACCATGACTGTCTTCCAAGGAAATGA
- the LOC105497117 gene encoding sialic acid-binding Ig-like lectin 9 isoform X1: protein MLLLLLLLPLLWGRERVEGQRNNQKDYPLTMQESVTVQQGLCVHVLCSFSYPWYGWISSDPVHGYWFRAGARTDRDAPVATNNPARAVREDTRDRFHLLGDPQTKNCTLSIRDARSSDAGTYFFRVERGKTKWNYKYAPLSVHVTALTHRPNILIPGTLESGCPRNLTCSVPWACEQGTPPMISWMGTSVSPLDPSTTRSSVLTLIPQPQDHGTSLTCQVTFPGASVTTNKTIHLNVSYPPQNLTMTVFQGNDTVSTVLGNGSSLSVPEGPSLRLVCAVDSNPPARLSLSWRGLTLCPSQPSNPGVLELPRVHLRDEEEFTCRAQNLLGSQQVSLNVSLQSKATSGLTQGAVGAGATALVFLSFCIIFVVVRSCRKKSARPVAGVGDMGIEDANAVRGSASQGSLTEPWAEDSPPDQPPPASARSSVGEEELQYASLSFQTVKPRDLQGQEATNTEYSEIKIHK, encoded by the exons atgctgctgctgctgctgctgctgcccctgctctgggggagggagagggtggaGGGACAGAGGAATAACCAGAAGGATTACCCACTGACGATGCAGGAGTCTGTGACGGTGCAGCAGGGCCTGTGTGTCCATGTGCTTTGCTCCTTCTCCTACCCCTGGTATGGCTGGATTTCCTCTGACCCAGTTCATGGCTACTGGTTCCGGGCAGGGGCCCGTACAGACCGGGATGCTCCAGTGGCCACAAACAACCCAGCTCGGGCAGTGCGGGAGGACACTCGGGACCGATTCCACCTCCTTGGAGACCCACAGACCAAGAATTGCACCCTGAGCATCAGAGATGCCAGAAGCAGTGATGCAGGGACGTACTTCTTTCGTGTGGAGAGAGGAAAGACAAAATGGAATTATAAGTATGCCCCGCTCTCTGTGCATGTGACAG CCCTGACACACAGGCCCAACATCCTCATCCCAGGAACCCTAGAGTCCGGCTGCCCCCGGAATCTGACCTGCTCTGTGCCCTGGGCCTGTGAGCAGGGGACACCCCCTATGATCTCCTGGATGGGGACCTCCGTGTCTCCCCTGGACCCCTCCACCACCCGCTCCTCGGTGCTCACCCTCATCCCACAGCCCCAGGACCACGGCACCAGCCTCACCTGTCAGGTGACCTTCCCTGGGGCCAGTGTGACCACGAACAAGACCATCCACCTCAACGTGTCCT ACCCCCCTCAGAACTTGACCATGACTGTCTTCCAAGGAAATGACACAG TATCCACAGTCCTGGGAAATGGCTCATCTCTTTCAGTCCCAGAGGGCCCGTCTCTGCGCCTGGTCTGTGCAGTTGACAGCAATCCGCCTGCCAGGCTGAGCCTGAGCTGGAGAGGCCTGACCCTGTGCCCTTCACAGCCCTCAAACCCGGGGGTGCTGGAGCTGCCTCGGGTGCACCTGAGGGATGAAGAGGAGTTCACCTGCAGAGCTCAGAACCTTCTGGGCTCTCAGCAGGTCTCCCTGAACGTCTCCCTGCAGA GTAAAGCCACATCGGGACTGACTCAGGGGGCGGTCGGAGCTGGAGCCACAGCCCTGGTCTTCCTGTCCTTCTGCATCATCTTCGTCGT AGTGAGGTCCTGCAGGAAGAAATCAGCAAGGCCAGTCGCGGGCGTGGGGGATATGGGCATAGAGGATGCAAACGCTGTCAGGGGCTCAGCCTCTCAG GGGTCACTGACTGAACCCTGGGCAGAAGACAGTCCCCCAGACCAGCCTCCCCCAGCTTCTGCCCGCTCCTCAGTGGGGGAAGAAGAGCTCCAGTATGCATCCCTCAGCTTCCAGACGGTGAAGCCTCGGGACTTGCAGGGACAGGAGGCCACTAACACCGAGTACTCGGAGATCAAGATCCACAAATGA
- the LOC105497117 gene encoding sialic acid-binding Ig-like lectin 9 isoform X5: MLLLLLLLPLLWGRERVEGQRNNQKDYPLTMQESVTVQQGLCVHVLCSFSYPWYGWISSDPVHGYWFRAGARTDRDAPVATNNPARAVREDTRDRFHLLGDPQTKNCTLSIRDARSSDAGTYFFRVERGKTKWNYKYAPLSVHVTDPPQNLTMTVFQGNDTVSTVLGNGSSLSVPEGPSLRLVCAVDSNPPARLSLSWRGLTLCPSQPSNPGVLELPRVHLRDEEEFTCRAQNLLGSQQVSLNVSLQSKATSGLTQGAVGAGATALVFLSFCIIFVVVRSCRKKSARPVAGVGDMGIEDANAVRGSASQGSLTEPWAEDSPPDQPPPASARSSVGEEELQYASLSFQTVKPRDLQGQEATNTEYSEIKIHK; this comes from the exons atgctgctgctgctgctgctgctgcccctgctctgggggagggagagggtggaGGGACAGAGGAATAACCAGAAGGATTACCCACTGACGATGCAGGAGTCTGTGACGGTGCAGCAGGGCCTGTGTGTCCATGTGCTTTGCTCCTTCTCCTACCCCTGGTATGGCTGGATTTCCTCTGACCCAGTTCATGGCTACTGGTTCCGGGCAGGGGCCCGTACAGACCGGGATGCTCCAGTGGCCACAAACAACCCAGCTCGGGCAGTGCGGGAGGACACTCGGGACCGATTCCACCTCCTTGGAGACCCACAGACCAAGAATTGCACCCTGAGCATCAGAGATGCCAGAAGCAGTGATGCAGGGACGTACTTCTTTCGTGTGGAGAGAGGAAAGACAAAATGGAATTATAAGTATGCCCCGCTCTCTGTGCATGTGACAG ACCCCCCTCAGAACTTGACCATGACTGTCTTCCAAGGAAATGACACAG TATCCACAGTCCTGGGAAATGGCTCATCTCTTTCAGTCCCAGAGGGCCCGTCTCTGCGCCTGGTCTGTGCAGTTGACAGCAATCCGCCTGCCAGGCTGAGCCTGAGCTGGAGAGGCCTGACCCTGTGCCCTTCACAGCCCTCAAACCCGGGGGTGCTGGAGCTGCCTCGGGTGCACCTGAGGGATGAAGAGGAGTTCACCTGCAGAGCTCAGAACCTTCTGGGCTCTCAGCAGGTCTCCCTGAACGTCTCCCTGCAGA GTAAAGCCACATCGGGACTGACTCAGGGGGCGGTCGGAGCTGGAGCCACAGCCCTGGTCTTCCTGTCCTTCTGCATCATCTTCGTCGT AGTGAGGTCCTGCAGGAAGAAATCAGCAAGGCCAGTCGCGGGCGTGGGGGATATGGGCATAGAGGATGCAAACGCTGTCAGGGGCTCAGCCTCTCAG GGGTCACTGACTGAACCCTGGGCAGAAGACAGTCCCCCAGACCAGCCTCCCCCAGCTTCTGCCCGCTCCTCAGTGGGGGAAGAAGAGCTCCAGTATGCATCCCTCAGCTTCCAGACGGTGAAGCCTCGGGACTTGCAGGGACAGGAGGCCACTAACACCGAGTACTCGGAGATCAAGATCCACAAATGA
- the LOC105497117 gene encoding sialic acid-binding Ig-like lectin 9 isoform X3: MLLLLLLLPLLWGRERVEGQRNNQKDYPLTMQESVTVQQGLCVHVLCSFSYPWYGWISSDPVHGYWFRAGARTDRDAPVATNNPARAVREDTRDRFHLLGDPQTKNCTLSIRDARSSDAGTYFFRVERGKTKWNYKYAPLSVHVTALTHRPNILIPGTLESGCPRNLTCSVPWACEQGTPPMISWMGTSVSPLDPSTTRSSVLTLIPQPQDHGTSLTCQVTFPGASVTTNKTIHLNVSYPPQNLTMTVFQGNDTVSTVLGNGSSLSVPEGPSLRLVCAVDSNPPARLSLSWRGLTLCPSQPSNPGVLELPRVHLRDEEEFTCRAQNLLGSQQVSLNVSLQSKATSGLTQGAVGAGATALVFLSFCIIFVVVRSCRKKSARPVAGVGDMGIEDANAVRGSASQKASSSSSSAFEQLFPDPSIPSRAEASKYYL, translated from the exons atgctgctgctgctgctgctgctgcccctgctctgggggagggagagggtggaGGGACAGAGGAATAACCAGAAGGATTACCCACTGACGATGCAGGAGTCTGTGACGGTGCAGCAGGGCCTGTGTGTCCATGTGCTTTGCTCCTTCTCCTACCCCTGGTATGGCTGGATTTCCTCTGACCCAGTTCATGGCTACTGGTTCCGGGCAGGGGCCCGTACAGACCGGGATGCTCCAGTGGCCACAAACAACCCAGCTCGGGCAGTGCGGGAGGACACTCGGGACCGATTCCACCTCCTTGGAGACCCACAGACCAAGAATTGCACCCTGAGCATCAGAGATGCCAGAAGCAGTGATGCAGGGACGTACTTCTTTCGTGTGGAGAGAGGAAAGACAAAATGGAATTATAAGTATGCCCCGCTCTCTGTGCATGTGACAG CCCTGACACACAGGCCCAACATCCTCATCCCAGGAACCCTAGAGTCCGGCTGCCCCCGGAATCTGACCTGCTCTGTGCCCTGGGCCTGTGAGCAGGGGACACCCCCTATGATCTCCTGGATGGGGACCTCCGTGTCTCCCCTGGACCCCTCCACCACCCGCTCCTCGGTGCTCACCCTCATCCCACAGCCCCAGGACCACGGCACCAGCCTCACCTGTCAGGTGACCTTCCCTGGGGCCAGTGTGACCACGAACAAGACCATCCACCTCAACGTGTCCT ACCCCCCTCAGAACTTGACCATGACTGTCTTCCAAGGAAATGACACAG TATCCACAGTCCTGGGAAATGGCTCATCTCTTTCAGTCCCAGAGGGCCCGTCTCTGCGCCTGGTCTGTGCAGTTGACAGCAATCCGCCTGCCAGGCTGAGCCTGAGCTGGAGAGGCCTGACCCTGTGCCCTTCACAGCCCTCAAACCCGGGGGTGCTGGAGCTGCCTCGGGTGCACCTGAGGGATGAAGAGGAGTTCACCTGCAGAGCTCAGAACCTTCTGGGCTCTCAGCAGGTCTCCCTGAACGTCTCCCTGCAGA GTAAAGCCACATCGGGACTGACTCAGGGGGCGGTCGGAGCTGGAGCCACAGCCCTGGTCTTCCTGTCCTTCTGCATCATCTTCGTCGT AGTGAGGTCCTGCAGGAAGAAATCAGCAAGGCCAGTCGCGGGCGTGGGGGATATGGGCATAGAGGATGCAAACGCTGTCAGGGGCTCAGCCTCTCAG AAGGCATCATCGTCCAGTTCCTCTGCATTTGAACAGCTGTTCCCCGACCCCTCGATACCGTCTAGAGCAGAAGCCAGCAAATATTATCTGTAA
- the LOC105497117 gene encoding sialic acid-binding Ig-like lectin 9 isoform X4, whose product MLLLLLLLPLLWGRERVEGQRNNQKDYPLTMQESVTVQQGLCVHVLCSFSYPWYGWISSDPVHGYWFRAGARTDRDAPVATNNPARAVREDTRDRFHLLGDPQTKNCTLSIRDARSSDAGTYFFRVERGKTKWNYKYAPLSVHVTALTHRPNILIPGTLESGCPRNLTCSVPWACEQGTPPMISWMGTSVSPLDPSTTRSSVLTLIPQPQDHGTSLTCQVTFPGASVTTNKTIHLNVSYPPQNLTMTVFQGNDTVSTVLGNGSSLSVPEGPSLRLVCAVDSNPPARLSLSWRGLTLCPSQPSNPGVLELPRVHLRDEEEFTCRAQNLLGSQQVSLNVSLQSKATSGLTQGAVGAGATALVFLSFCIIFVVGH is encoded by the exons atgctgctgctgctgctgctgctgcccctgctctgggggagggagagggtggaGGGACAGAGGAATAACCAGAAGGATTACCCACTGACGATGCAGGAGTCTGTGACGGTGCAGCAGGGCCTGTGTGTCCATGTGCTTTGCTCCTTCTCCTACCCCTGGTATGGCTGGATTTCCTCTGACCCAGTTCATGGCTACTGGTTCCGGGCAGGGGCCCGTACAGACCGGGATGCTCCAGTGGCCACAAACAACCCAGCTCGGGCAGTGCGGGAGGACACTCGGGACCGATTCCACCTCCTTGGAGACCCACAGACCAAGAATTGCACCCTGAGCATCAGAGATGCCAGAAGCAGTGATGCAGGGACGTACTTCTTTCGTGTGGAGAGAGGAAAGACAAAATGGAATTATAAGTATGCCCCGCTCTCTGTGCATGTGACAG CCCTGACACACAGGCCCAACATCCTCATCCCAGGAACCCTAGAGTCCGGCTGCCCCCGGAATCTGACCTGCTCTGTGCCCTGGGCCTGTGAGCAGGGGACACCCCCTATGATCTCCTGGATGGGGACCTCCGTGTCTCCCCTGGACCCCTCCACCACCCGCTCCTCGGTGCTCACCCTCATCCCACAGCCCCAGGACCACGGCACCAGCCTCACCTGTCAGGTGACCTTCCCTGGGGCCAGTGTGACCACGAACAAGACCATCCACCTCAACGTGTCCT ACCCCCCTCAGAACTTGACCATGACTGTCTTCCAAGGAAATGACACAG TATCCACAGTCCTGGGAAATGGCTCATCTCTTTCAGTCCCAGAGGGCCCGTCTCTGCGCCTGGTCTGTGCAGTTGACAGCAATCCGCCTGCCAGGCTGAGCCTGAGCTGGAGAGGCCTGACCCTGTGCCCTTCACAGCCCTCAAACCCGGGGGTGCTGGAGCTGCCTCGGGTGCACCTGAGGGATGAAGAGGAGTTCACCTGCAGAGCTCAGAACCTTCTGGGCTCTCAGCAGGTCTCCCTGAACGTCTCCCTGCAGA GTAAAGCCACATCGGGACTGACTCAGGGGGCGGTCGGAGCTGGAGCCACAGCCCTGGTCTTCCTGTCCTTCTGCATCATCTTCGTCGT GGGTCACTGA